In the genome of Paenibacillus pabuli, the window CCCACCATGTCCATGACCCCAATCGAAAAAGCAAGTGACGTATCCTTTAACGAGCCAATCAACGTATTTGCCATGTTCGGAAAAGCAACAATGAGTGCCTGCGGAACCACAATACGCCGAAACGACTGAAACGTAGTCAAGCCTGCAGCATAAGCTGCTTCTGTCTGGCCCTTGTCCACACTGCGTACAGCTCCGCGAAAAATTTCGGCAAAGGATGCTGCATCACTCAGCGCGTAGGTTACGATAACAAATACCAGAGGATCGGTTCTGGACAGATCCATACCTATGGGCTTGAGCAGTTCGGGTAACCCGTAATAGACCAGAAACAGCTTGATGAGAATCGGTGTGCCCCGCATGAAAGAGACGTACAGGGTTGCGAGCTGGCTCAGCACCGGAATCCGGTATAATCTCGGAACCGCCAGCAGCACACCGCCCACCAGACCAAGCACAATCGAACCGCTCAGTACAATCAGTGTAATATGCAAATATCTCAGCAGCTCAGGGACAAAATCCAGAACCAATGACAGATCGAATGATTTACCCATAACCGTCGCTCACCTTTCTCAACGAACTATTCCTCAACCGTGTAATCGGCTCCCAGCCACTCCGTGCTCAATTTGCTCAATGTTCCATCTTCCTTGATTGATTTGAGCGCTTCATCAATTTTCGTTTTGAGCTCCTCCTCATCCTTGTTCAGAATGAAATATACTTTGGAGTTGGAAAGAGCCTCTCCTACAGTCTTTAGCTGTGCATCCACTACTTTGTTCTGATAATCGATGGCAAACTGCGTGCTGATGGTTGCATCTACCCGCCCTGTTTTGATCTGGGTATTCGTATCTTCTCCTGCTCCGGAGTACACAATGTCGATGGCTTTGCCATTCGCTGCATTCCATTTCTCAGCCAGTACAGCCGCATTACTCGTAGCGCCAACAATCAGTTTTTTACCTTTCAGATCCTCGATGGACTTTACATCCTGGTTTTTCTCGCTTACAACGATTTTATTAGGAAAAATGTTATATGCTTCGTCATTAAAGAGGAACTTGGCCTGTCTCTCTTCATTCACTTCCATCTGGTGAGCGATCAGATCTATTTTTTTCGTTTCCAGACTGAGCAGCAGGTTTTTGAATTCCATCGTGCTGAACTCAAATTCATACTCAGGCAATCGTTTATCAATCTCGCGGATCAGTTCTACATCGTATCCCGTCAGTTTACCATTCTCATCAATGAAGCAAACATTCGGGAATTGAGTGCCTGTGCCCACAATAATCTTCTTCACTTTATCTTGGCCTGATGCAGATACGGTATCCGATTCATTCGATGCATTACCCGAGCTGCAACCCGCCAATACCGCCAACATCGTAATGAACAGCAATGCTGTCCGGAATTTCTGAATCCCCCATTGATTAACCATTCCCGATCTCCTCCACAGGCTGTCATCTCAGCCAATATGATGTGTACTCCCATTCCTCATCTTCGATTTAACTAACCATTCACACTTGTATAGTCGGAATTAGGTTGAACAAAGAATAGCACCGTCTGTCGTGATCAGGCAATATATATGTTAATAGGACATCCTGATAACGTTATAGAACTTCTCTATGCTTCACTAGCTGCATGATCCCAAAGTAAAGCAAAAGAAGCGATCCTCCAACTGGGTGGGGATCGCTTCTTCAATTCAGATCAATACCAATTAAAGTCACTTTAGATCCAGACTACTTTAATTTCAGATATACATCTATCTGCGACTGGCCCATTTAATTTTACGAGCCACTTCTATGCGCTGCAGTTGTAAAAGTCCGATTCGTTCTTCAAACTTCTTGCGTTCATCTGTTGAATGGGCCGCGTGAATCTGGTGGCAGAGACCTGTTAGTTTACTGTTGATATAATCAAATCTCATCCATAATTCTTCTTCAGGTGTGCGCTGCTCCGCTTCCGGCTGAAATATTTTGAGCTGGTGGATAAGGGACTGCTGCCATTCCTGATCCTCGATTTGGATGGCAAAATGCAAAAGATCCAGATAGTCGTCGATTTGCAACGATATACCGCAATCAGGTTTCGAATTCATTAGTCGTCTCTCCTTATTTCAGTTCTTGGCTGGAATCAGTTAGTTCTATTTTACAGGATAGAGCATGGTTTAGGCGAGTCCTGAAACGAGTAAAATTGGAAAAAGTTTTGTCATTTTTACATATAGAAGCTTTCGATGGACTTATAGACAGATTTGATTCGGGAATTATATTCCAAATATGAATTTCATGATAAAATAGCACCAAAATATTAAACAAACTTAACAGGTTGGAATAGTCTTTTTTTATAGAAGGGATTGATCGACCATGATTGAACAATACCGATTGGCTACGCTTGAAGATGCCGAATCATTGCTGGCTGTGACTGTGGATGCCTATGAGACAATTCGAGCCCTGAACATTCCTTTTCCAGCCGGACACGCTACACTGGAAGTTATCCAGAACAATATTGTACAGCATGAATGCTATATTCTTGAAAAAGGGGGAGAGATCATTGCCACGGTTACCCTTGACCGAGCAGAAGATCCACAGCGGAATGCCATCAGCCCTTATCCCTTCATCCGCTGGTTCGCGGTAAGCCCGGCCCATAAAAGCCAGGGTTACGGATCCAAATTGCTGGACTGGGTAGAGCAGCATATCATTCTACAAAAACTTGATGCCCCTGCCGTTTTTCTGGCAACCGCGACGCGCCATCCCTGGCTTGCTCCCATGTATGAACGGCGGGGATATGAACCTTTTCACCTGAAAACGGTACAGACTCCTGAACATCAGGAAGAGATTGTTTTTATGATCAAAACGCTGGACCCTGCCCGCCACAAGACACCTTCGGTACAAACAAGCTAAACAAAGAACAGCTTGGATGAACGCAAACATACATGATTTACGATATACGTGACATGCGTAAATGAAAACCCGCTCCGAGGAAAGGTTCGTTCCTTAAGCGGGTTTTTGAATTCTAATCCTTATCTCTTTCACTTTAAACGGTCCAAATCATGCCTTACTTTCACGCGGCTGTCTGGTTAAAAGCAGCATCATAAACGAAATGAGAATAATAGAGCCAGTCCACATCCAGGCCATCGTCTGATTGCCCGAATCCACGGCAACATAGATCGCAGTGGGTACAGTTTGCGTTTTGCCCGGAATATTACCTGCGATCATGAGCGTGGCCCCGAATTCCCCCAATGCACGAGCGAAACCCAGGATGAAAGCCGTCATCAACGCTCTTCCCGCAAGCGGAAGCGAAATATAACGAAATACCTGCCATTCATTTGCTCCTATGGAGCGGCCCGCATCTTCCAGATCCTTATCAATTCCGCCAAAACCGGATTTCATTGTCTGATATACCAATGGGAAAGCGACCACCACAGAAGCAATCACGGCAGCCCACCAGGAGAAAATGACAGGCGCGGAGAAGATGGCCTCGATCCACTGTCCCAGCAGGCTCTTACGACCCAATAACACGAGTAAAATAAATCCGACCACCGTCGGCGGAAGCACGAGCGGGAGCATAAATGCCGTTTCCAAAAAAATCTTCCCCCGGAACGATGCGCGTGACATCTTCCAGGCCACAGTGATGCCCGCCACCGCTGCGATTACGCTGGACAGCAGGGCAACCTGAAGGGAAAGACGAATCGGTGGCCAGAATACCGTCCAGTCTATTGCGCTCACATTCATTCCGGAATGGAGAACCCGTACTTGGCAAATACATCGAGCACTTCAGGGGTTTGCAAATACGTGTAGAATTGTTCTGCTTCTGTGCGGTGCTTCGTACCTTCAATAATCCCTACTGGATAATTGGCTGGTGTATAGCTGTTCTTGTCTACTTCAAATGCAATTTTCACCTGATCCGAAGTGAGTGCATCGGTTTTGTACACAAAACCCGCATCCGCATTGCCTGTTTCTACATATTGCAGAACCTGTCTGACATCCTTGCCTTGTACAAGCTTACCCTCCAGCTGATCCCATAGTTTGGCATTGGTCAATGCTTCCTTGGCATAGGTTCCTGCTGGTACACTTTCGGGTATGCCAATCGCTACGGTCTTGATGGAAGCGGCCGTCAGATCCTTCTCACTTGTGACAGCATCTGAACCATCCGCTGGAATAATGGCTACCAATGAATTTTGCAGTAAATTCTTCTGATCATCGGATGCAATCAGCTTCTCATCCACGAGCGCATTCATATTTTTGGTCGCAGCCGATACAAATACATCTGCTGGCGCACCTTGTTCTATCTGCTGTTGCAATGCACCGGATGCACCAAAGTTGAAGTTAAGCTCCACATTGGGATTCGCGGCTTCAAAATTCGTTTCGATCTCTTTCATGGCATCCGTGAGACTGGCTGCCGCTGAGATCGTTAGCTCCACCTTTTCCTGAGGATCTGTTGCCCCGGACGTTGAACTCTCTCCTGATGTCCCTGGTGTTGAAGCCGTTTGTTCTGTTGCTGTGGATGCATCTTTACTGTCCGTACTTGCACCGCAACCAGCTACTACGAGAGCCAGTCCAAGTGACATACTCCCCAACACATATCCAATACCCTTTTTCATCCACTTCTCCCCCGATGTTATGTTTAGTTATAACTAGATATAATTAATTATATTTCATTATACATAAGATCATTGAAATAGGAAGATCGTCTTTTGTACACCCGTTGAATGCCAAGGCATGGATGACTAAATTCCGGTGAACGAGTTTATCCCCTCTGGCTGTTAATGGTATAGTACAAGAGACCCCAGCGTTTATCCGGGACGATGATCGTTGATGAACGAAACGTTATATGATCTGCACCTTGAAGGAGGATCTTCACTGATGACGGAGGAGCAATCCTATACCACCGAAGAAATATCCAAGCTGCTCAAAATATCCAAACTGACCGTTTACGATCTAATCAAAAAGGGAGACCTCGTCGCTTATCGCGTTGGCAAACAAATGCGAGTTGACGCTACCGATCTGGAAGCGTATAAACAGCGCTCCAAGCAGCTTCAATCGCCAGCGCACCGGGTGGATTCAGTTCACCCTTCTGAATTATCGAATCCCGGGACGGGAAACGATCCGTCTACTCATGCCGTACCTCCCGCTGCGGATGCTTCTTCTTTATCCACAGGGGCATGGGCGGCTTCAACTTCCATGACGGGCAATACTCCAGCCGCCCATTCGGCTCGTCATCTGGTCATAACAGGACAGGATGTCAGCCTCGATATTTTGATGCGATATATGGAGAAGCAGACACGGGATATTCGTCCGCTGCGTTCTTTCATGGGCAGTCTCGACGGCTTGATCTCCATGTACCGCGGGGAGTCCGATCTGGTCAGTACCCATCTGCTGGACGGAGATACAGGTGAATATAATCTGCCTTATATACGCAAAATCCTGATCGGCTGGTCGTATGTCGTTGTCAATCTGCTGACACGACCTGCCGGACTATACGTCCAACGCGGTAACCCGCGCGGCTTGCAGAACTGGACCGATCTGAAGCAGCCCGAGCTGCGACTCGCTAACCGGGAGAAAGGTTCGGGTGCACGTGTACTCCTGGATGAACAATTGCGTCTGCATGGTATCCCTGCTTCCCATCTGATCGGGTATAACGTGGAAGAAACCAGTCATATGGGTGTAGCGGCCAAGGTCAGTTCCGGTGAAGCCGATGTAGGAATTGGCAGCGAGAAGGCTGCACGACTTGTCGGTCAGGTTGATTTTATTCCACTTGTTCAGGAACGTTATGATTTGGTGATGCTGAAGAAACAGGGGAACGAAGCATGGATTGAATCGGTACTGCGCATTCTGCAATCACCGGAATTTAGGCACGAGCTGCAATCATTTGAGGGATATGATGTATCCCGTACAGGCGAAATTTTGTACGAAGTCTAACGCGATTGCACCTGGATTTCTTATGGGTATTAGGAAGTACAAAAAAACAGAAGAAACGCCTCTAATCTCTCTGACGGCGTTTCTTCTGTTTTTCTTCATATAGAACTGTGATATAAAATGAATTACATAGCCATCAATCAGGCATTGCTATCTCGACTTATCATACACAATTCGGGCTACCGCATCATGCTGATGGATGGACTCTTCATTTCTGCAGTCTACCTTAAATTTATTTACCCAGTGCTTCTCATACAGATCTGCTGCTACCAATCTGACGATGTCTTCCACAAACCTAGGGTTCTCATATGCACGTTCCGTAACCCGTTTCTCATCAGGTCTTTTGAGTACGGGATACAGGCAGCTGCTTGCATTGGATTCGGCCACATTTAGCAGTTCTTCCTTCCAATAGCCCGGCAAAGCTTCTCCCGGGTTGCCTTGCACCTGGATACGCAATATTCCTCGCTGATTGTGCGCACTGTATTCGCTGATTTCTTTCGAGCATGGACATAACGTCGTGATTTGTATATGTAAACCCGTTCTCAGAACGGGGGATTTGCCAGCTTCCCAGATAACATGAACCGTAGCCAAAGAATGATTTAATCCAGACAAACCCGTTACGGGGGCGCTTCGTTCGTAGAACCAGGGATAGGTCACTTTCAGCTCTGCCTTCGGTTGATTCATCTGTTCAGCCATCTGCTGCGTCAGCGCAATCAGATCCGGAATCCGGTCAGTCAGCCCTTCACCGCGACTATGCTGAAGCTGCTCCATCAAGCGGCTCATGTTAATACCTTTGGATTCGCGATCCAGTGAAGTCGTCATCCGAAATGTTCCGATACTGGATAATCTCACGGGGTCTTTGGCCGAAATGACCTCAAGAGGATACTTCACCTGATCAATACCGACTTGCTGCAGGTCAAACAGGAAATCATTTTTGCTATTCTGCAAATCCCGCATCTCTTCTTTTCGCACAGGCTTATCACCCTGTATCGGATCAACAGAACCGAATAACCGCAAGCGTTCGGCTTTGTCCGGCATGATAAAAGCATCACTCGCCGATCGGCTAATCCTGTTATTCTGCTGTACCTTTTCCATTACAGACCTTCTCTCCATCGCATATTTCCGTTAAAATCCGCGCGTTCATCGCCAGAACAGCCCTGCCTCGTCCCGCTCAACCTGTTCCAGCAGATCTTCAAAGTCAGGACAAGGCTCAATAACGTCTACCACATTCCAGCTGCTGTGTTCATCTTTGGCATATACCTTCCACTGATTCTCTTCCCAGTAAAATCGGGCAATATGCAGTTTGTCCCACTGATATCGTTCTTCCGCGGGCCTTTCCTCGATCAAAATCAGTTCATTGTCATTCATCTCATACGTTAATTTCACCATGGTGCGCAGTGGTGCGGGGACCTTCTCATGGATATAACCGTTCATCACCGATTGAATTCTCCGAATGGTAAAGGAGTCCAGCATGGAGATTACACCCCTCTCATCAAGATTGTTATGCAATCCAGTACCACACCCATGCCAATATAAATGCACTGCCCAGTGATGTTATCAGCTGTCTGCCTGTCAGTTGTACGGCGAATGCCGCTCCCAACTCCTTGCGTATAGTCCACATCGTGACCAGACATGCCGTTAACGTGGAAGCCAGGTACACAAGAATAAATAGCTGCCCGCCGTTCAAATTTGCAACAAAGGAACCCTGATCCTGATTCAGCACCAACAACCCGTCTTTTCTTAAAATGGAAAACAAAATGCCTCCCGCCGCATCGCCCGGCAGATGAAAGATTGCGAGCAACGGCGTAAGTGTTCGGGTCAGAACAAACAATATCCCCGTCCGCTCCAGCAGCGTGGCCACCACACAAATACCGATGAAAATAGGCATCGCCTGCACGAGAAACTGTTTCATGACAGACCGAACACGCCAGCTCACAGAACGCCATGATGGCTTTTGCAGAAATGTACGGTTGGCATGTAACGGGAACGTGTCATCCAGCCGATTTCGATTCCACAGACGGGTATGAAGTGCGCCTGCAAGTATAAGTACAAGCATATAAGGAAAGAACAGCCACGGCTTGCCACCGGAACTGAATATCGATAGAGAAGCTCCTATCTGATAGCTGCATGCAGAACCGAAGGAGATCATTGAAACACAGGACTTTCGTGTACAGGAGCTGCAAGTACGGCTCTGGAATACAGCCACGACATTGCATCCAAAACCACTGAGGACCGGAATCAGATCCTTGCCGTTCAAGCCGATTTTGCGCATCCACCCATCCAGCGAGTCGGTAATCCTGTCTTTCAGTCCACTCTCCTCCGTCACGGCCACACTGACCCCAATCAGGAATACGACCGGAAATGCCCATATAAACGAATACAATCCCAGACTGATCATGCCGTAATCTCCGAGCATTATCGCCTGCAGCGGGCTCCATAATCCAGCAGTCATGCGATGGAGTGGTTCAAGAATCCAGGCATCTGCGAGCGGTTGTATCCAACCGGAGAACAGATAGGCCGCATACACCGGAGCTGCAAACAATAATACCAGTGCAGCCAAAGCCACAAAACGACCCCAAACGGTATGATCAAACATCGTTGTTTGCGGTTCGATCACAGGTGATTCAGGAGGTGATGCGAGCTCCGGCTGCCTCTTCATAGGTCTGGCGGCGACAACCGCCCTACACAACAGGTCCTGGGCGTTTTCGTCCATTTCCCTTGTATTGAAGGGCAGGACGGAAATGCCGAGACCTTTACGGTAATGATCAACCTGAGCCGATAATCCAGGACCGCATTTGTCGGCAAACGTAAGCACCAGCACAGCATTTTTGCCTGTGACATCCAGCATGCCGAGCAGTAAAGGCAGTTCCTGCACGACATCTGTGCCGCGTACCACCATGACAATCGTATCACCTGCTGCGAGTTGTTTTAGAGCCAGCATAGTCGTGACACTGTCATCCTTCAACCGGATTCCAGGTGTATCAAGCAGCTCAAGTTGCTGTTCAGGCAGTTCTGCCCTGCGGACAGTCACCGTGGAGCCTCGAACATTGGATTCCTCGCCCGTATCTCTGCCCGTGAGTCCCCGAAAAAGAGCCGATTTGCCCGCGGATTCGAAACCAATCAGCACCACTTTACGAAGTTCATCGGGTTGTTCCAGGACCGGATTCAGCATGTGCAGTCTTCACCGCAGCAGGACAGATCATCCAGGAACATGCCTTCTTTGCGATAAGTTTCCAGCGGAGTCAGATCCAACCCGAGTCTCTCACCTATGGCCTGAGCCACAACCGCAAAACGCTGTCTGAATTTATATACGAAGCAAAATTGGAGTTGACCATGCATAACCTGTGGTCCGGTAATGAACAGCCCGGGGGCAATGGTCGATTCATCCGCAGCTCCCAGCTGCAGCTGCCCTTCCTTGCTGCGCTCGACCAGATTCTCAATCAGATGCAGGCTACTTTGAAACCCCGTCGCCAGAACAGGAGCCTGACCCGTCTTAAGCAAGTGGGACTCTCTGGAATCATTCTCGCAATAGAGGACATAACCGCCCGGTTCATCCGGCTCAATCCACTTGACCTCATAACCTTGCATCATTCGTATCCGCTTATTCATCATTGCCGCCCGCAGGCGATCCTTTG includes:
- a CDS encoding amino acid ABC transporter permease; protein product: MGKSFDLSLVLDFVPELLRYLHITLIVLSGSIVLGLVGGVLLAVPRLYRIPVLSQLATLYVSFMRGTPILIKLFLVYYGLPELLKPIGMDLSRTDPLVFVIVTYALSDAASFAEIFRGAVRSVDKGQTEAAYAAGLTTFQSFRRIVVPQALIVAFPNMANTLIGSLKDTSLAFSIGVMDMVGRGQTLISATSHALEVYISLSIVYYVIVLVLEKGFALAERRLQRHERKKEVRGPAVRAERLKRIAG
- a CDS encoding transporter substrate-binding domain-containing protein, with translation MVNQWGIQKFRTALLFITMLAVLAGCSSGNASNESDTVSASGQDKVKKIIVGTGTQFPNVCFIDENGKLTGYDVELIREIDKRLPEYEFEFSTMEFKNLLLSLETKKIDLIAHQMEVNEERQAKFLFNDEAYNIFPNKIVVSEKNQDVKSIEDLKGKKLIVGATSNAAVLAEKWNAANGKAIDIVYSGAGEDTNTQIKTGRVDATISTQFAIDYQNKVVDAQLKTVGEALSNSKVYFILNKDEEELKTKIDEALKSIKEDGTLSKLSTEWLGADYTVEE
- a CDS encoding GNAT family N-acetyltransferase, which encodes MIEQYRLATLEDAESLLAVTVDAYETIRALNIPFPAGHATLEVIQNNIVQHECYILEKGGEIIATVTLDRAEDPQRNAISPYPFIRWFAVSPAHKSQGYGSKLLDWVEQHIILQKLDAPAVFLATATRHPWLAPMYERRGYEPFHLKTVQTPEHQEEIVFMIKTLDPARHKTPSVQTS
- the modB gene encoding molybdate ABC transporter permease subunit; translated protein: MNVSAIDWTVFWPPIRLSLQVALLSSVIAAVAGITVAWKMSRASFRGKIFLETAFMLPLVLPPTVVGFILLVLLGRKSLLGQWIEAIFSAPVIFSWWAAVIASVVVAFPLVYQTMKSGFGGIDKDLEDAGRSIGANEWQVFRYISLPLAGRALMTAFILGFARALGEFGATLMIAGNIPGKTQTVPTAIYVAVDSGNQTMAWMWTGSIILISFMMLLLTRQPRESKA
- the modA gene encoding molybdate ABC transporter substrate-binding protein, giving the protein MKKGIGYVLGSMSLGLALVVAGCGASTDSKDASTATEQTASTPGTSGESSTSGATDPQEKVELTISAAASLTDAMKEIETNFEAANPNVELNFNFGASGALQQQIEQGAPADVFVSAATKNMNALVDEKLIASDDQKNLLQNSLVAIIPADGSDAVTSEKDLTAASIKTVAIGIPESVPAGTYAKEALTNAKLWDQLEGKLVQGKDVRQVLQYVETGNADAGFVYKTDALTSDQVKIAFEVDKNSYTPANYPVGIIEGTKHRTEAEQFYTYLQTPEVLDVFAKYGFSIPE
- a CDS encoding substrate-binding domain-containing protein, yielding MTEEQSYTTEEISKLLKISKLTVYDLIKKGDLVAYRVGKQMRVDATDLEAYKQRSKQLQSPAHRVDSVHPSELSNPGTGNDPSTHAVPPAADASSLSTGAWAASTSMTGNTPAAHSARHLVITGQDVSLDILMRYMEKQTRDIRPLRSFMGSLDGLISMYRGESDLVSTHLLDGDTGEYNLPYIRKILIGWSYVVVNLLTRPAGLYVQRGNPRGLQNWTDLKQPELRLANREKGSGARVLLDEQLRLHGIPASHLIGYNVEETSHMGVAAKVSSGEADVGIGSEKAARLVGQVDFIPLVQERYDLVMLKKQGNEAWIESVLRILQSPEFRHELQSFEGYDVSRTGEILYEV
- the folE2 gene encoding GTP cyclohydrolase FolE2, with amino-acid sequence MEKVQQNNRISRSASDAFIMPDKAERLRLFGSVDPIQGDKPVRKEEMRDLQNSKNDFLFDLQQVGIDQVKYPLEVISAKDPVRLSSIGTFRMTTSLDRESKGINMSRLMEQLQHSRGEGLTDRIPDLIALTQQMAEQMNQPKAELKVTYPWFYERSAPVTGLSGLNHSLATVHVIWEAGKSPVLRTGLHIQITTLCPCSKEISEYSAHNQRGILRIQVQGNPGEALPGYWKEELLNVAESNASSCLYPVLKRPDEKRVTERAYENPRFVEDIVRLVAADLYEKHWVNKFKVDCRNEESIHQHDAVARIVYDKSR
- a CDS encoding DUF3024 domain-containing protein — its product is MLDSFTIRRIQSVMNGYIHEKVPAPLRTMVKLTYEMNDNELILIEERPAEERYQWDKLHIARFYWEENQWKVYAKDEHSSWNVVDVIEPCPDFEDLLEQVERDEAGLFWR
- a CDS encoding nucleoside recognition domain-containing protein translates to MLNPVLEQPDELRKVVLIGFESAGKSALFRGLTGRDTGEESNVRGSTVTVRRAELPEQQLELLDTPGIRLKDDSVTTMLALKQLAAGDTIVMVVRGTDVVQELPLLLGMLDVTGKNAVLVLTFADKCGPGLSAQVDHYRKGLGISVLPFNTREMDENAQDLLCRAVVAARPMKRQPELASPPESPVIEPQTTMFDHTVWGRFVALAALVLLFAAPVYAAYLFSGWIQPLADAWILEPLHRMTAGLWSPLQAIMLGDYGMISLGLYSFIWAFPVVFLIGVSVAVTEESGLKDRITDSLDGWMRKIGLNGKDLIPVLSGFGCNVVAVFQSRTCSSCTRKSCVSMISFGSACSYQIGASLSIFSSGGKPWLFFPYMLVLILAGALHTRLWNRNRLDDTFPLHANRTFLQKPSWRSVSWRVRSVMKQFLVQAMPIFIGICVVATLLERTGILFVLTRTLTPLLAIFHLPGDAAGGILFSILRKDGLLVLNQDQGSFVANLNGGQLFILVYLASTLTACLVTMWTIRKELGAAFAVQLTGRQLITSLGSAFILAWVWYWIA